Proteins from a genomic interval of Micropterus dolomieu isolate WLL.071019.BEF.003 ecotype Adirondacks linkage group LG16, ASM2129224v1, whole genome shotgun sequence:
- the chst11 gene encoding carbohydrate sulfotransferase 11 isoform X2: MRRNPFVVDGCCRKGSRNALQELYNPTQPELSGAAVLHQARRDQVVDACRVYSASSRKRRVLTPGDLKHLVVDEDHELIYCYVPKVACTNWKRVMMVLTGRGKYSDPMEIPSSEAHVPSNLKTLNQYSIAEINHRLKNYLKFLFVREPFERLVSAYRNKFTLKYNSSFHKRFGTRIIRRYRKNATHEALLNGADVKFKEFTEYLVDPATQRDGPLNEHWQTVYQLCHPCHIHYDLVGKYESLEEDANYLLRLVGVGDSLRFPSYAKSTRTTDAMTAQFFSNISTQQQIQLSQLYKLDFLMFNYSTPSYLRLD, encoded by the exons CCGGAGCTGTCCGGAGCAGCCGTCCTCCACCAAGCCAGGAGGGATCAGGTTGTGGATGCCTGTCGAGTCTACAGTGCGTCCAGCCGTAAGCGCAGAGTCCTGACACCCGGAGACCTCAAACACCTTGTGGTGGACGAGGACCACGAGCTCATCTACTGCTATGTCCCCAAGGTGGCCTGTACCAACTGGAAACGCGTCATGATGGTGCTCACAGGCCGGGGCAAATACAG TGATCCAATGGAAATCCCATCCAGTGAAGCCCACGTTCCCTCCAACCTGAAGACTCTGAACCAGTACAGTATTGCTGAGATCAACCACCGCCTCAAGAACTACCTCAAGTTCCTCTTTGTTCGCGAGCCCTTCGAGAGGCTGGTCTCCGCATACCGCAACAAGTTCACCCTCAAGTACAACTCGTCCTTCCACAAGCGCTTCGGCACCCGCATCATCCGGCGCTACCGCAAGAACGCCACACATGAAGCCCTGCTCAACGGTGCTGATGTTAAATTCAAAGAATTCACTGAGTACCTGGTGGACCCGGCCACGCAGCGCGATGGCCCACTCAACGAGCACTGGCAGACCGTGTACCAGCTTTGTCACCCATGTCACATCCATTACGACCTGGTGGGCAAGTATGAGTCACTGGAAGAAGACGCAAACTACTTATTGCGGCTGGTGGGTGTTGGAGACTCCCTGCGCTTCCCGAGCTACGCCAAGTCCACTCGTACTACCGATGCCATGACAGCCCAGTTCTTCAGCAATATCAGCACTCAGCAGCAGATCCAACTCTCCCAGCTTTACAAGTTGGACTTCCTCATGTTTAATTACTCCACACCCAGCTACCTCCGGCTGGACTAA